In one window of Mercurialis annua linkage group LG4, ddMerAnnu1.2, whole genome shotgun sequence DNA:
- the LOC126678036 gene encoding uncharacterized protein LOC126678036, whose amino-acid sequence MAKMEAKESEEDNSKQEQLTLKIAKILDEIKTTNATHIRKLKELSTVRSKSHSSFSASFFKTLTPLFHIQRRIPSVERVIRFVSLFAAAHNDFLEEFIQFLLIAAVAANKNARSRACHIISEIIMRLPDDAEVSDDVWDEVIECMKLRVTDKVPIVRIFAIRSLARFANDSENSDILDLLLDMLPQEPSAEVRKTIVLALPPSNATSLAIINSTMDVSESVRKASYCVLAAKFPLQSLSIKLRTAILQRGLADRSVAVLRECLKLMRDEWLSKCCNDDPVQLLRFLDVETYESVGESVMAALLKDGLVKLCDGQSIRQYISLSNGDMEGESANSNASIRLMEPEFALYWKTVCKHLQTEAQERGSDAATTMGTEAAVYAAEASDSNDLLEKILPATVSDYVVLVKAHIDAGPNYRFASRQLLLLGAMLDFSDSTSRKVASLFVQELLHKPLDHEVDDEGNQVVIGDGINVGGDKEWADAVSSLARKVHAATGELEEIVLGVIEELARPCRERTADYMQWMHCLAVTGVLLENAKALHWLQGKAIEPAELLQSLLLPGAKHIHLDVQRVAIRCLGLFGLLEKKPSEDLVKQLRLSYVKGPSSISIVACKTLIDLGMWHGTREVDKALGFDHASQSQESKIVFNPVNFSDPDDCLDVQLLDLLYAGLDRNDWTKSVVGDENETVQGVLGEGFAKILLLSENYPSIPTSLLPLLLAKLIILFFSNETKDLQRLKQCLSVFFQHYPSLSANHKKCLSKAFVPVIRSMWPGIYGNAGGAAILVSNMRKRAVNASRFMLQMIQAPLFSKKTEINDENGSTELPETTDSSQQSSFECGEEGLAIRIAAEVLSFSVKKTAAEKAYTLALSRILVLLHFRMSEQGAVKLMRRLLNHVAESGSADKDLIKELKRMAEHLKSLDSQPEEELEDDQIKLILGRLELELNLDIDSSSSSILQTPAPIRPSRPTRARRRARSEDETSSDEDTSTTCVAQATQATVGTRSQRASKSAALTKITANRVVRIAECDDEEEDSEVTSEDNSDETDHDSE is encoded by the exons ATGGCAAAAATGGAGGCCAAAGAGAGCGAAGAAGATAACAGCAAGCAAGAACAGTTAACGctaaaaattgctaaaatcctCGACGAAATCAAGACCACAAATGCAACACACATTCGAAAACTCAAAGAACTCTCAACCGTCCGATCAAAATCACACTCATCCTTCTCAGCTTCCTTCTTCAAAACCCTAACTCCTCTTTTCCACATCCAGCGCCGTATTCCCTCCGTTGAGCGCGTAATCCGCTTTGTTTCACTCTTTGCCGCCGCTCACAATGATTTCCTTGAAGAATTTATCCAGTTTTTACTCATTGCTGCTGTTGCCGCTAACAAAAACGCTAGGTCTAGGGCTTGCCATATCATCTCCGAG ATAATAATGAGGTTACCGGATGATGCGGAAGTCAGTGATGATGTATGGGATGAAGTGATAGAATGTATGAAGCTAAGAGTTACTGACAAGGTTCCAATTGTTCGTATCTTCGCAATTAGGTCTCTCGCGCGGTTTGCTAATGATAGTGAGAATAGTGACATTCTTGATTTGTTGCTTGATATGCTTCCTCAAGAACCTAGCGCG GAGGTTCGGAAGACAATTGTGTTAGCTCTGCCACCTTCTAATGCAACCTCACTAGCTATTATCAATTCTACTATGGATGTGAGTGAGTCTGTTCGCAAAGCTTCTTATTGTGTTCTAGCTGCTAAGTTTCCTCTTCAAAGTCTCAG CATAAAGCTAAGGACAGCTATTCTTCAGAGAGGCCTTGCGGATCGTTCTGTAGCTGTATTAAGAGAATGTTTAAAATTAATGAGAGATGAGTGGCTTTCTAAGTGCTGCAATGATGATCCTGTACAACTTCTGAGGTTCCTTGATGTAGAAACATATGAGTCAGTTGGGGAGTCTGTGATGGCTGCTCTGTTAAAAGATGGCTTAGTGAAGTTATGTGATGGTCAAAGTATCCGGCAGTACATATCGTTGAGCAATGGTGATATGGAAG GAGAGTCAGCAAACTCCAATGCAAGCATCCGTTTAATGGAGCCAGAGTTTGCACTTTACTGGAAGACAGTTTGCAAACACCTGCAGACAGAAGCACAA GAAAGAGGCTCTGACGCTGCCACAACAATGGGCACTGAAGCTGCAGTATATGCAGCTGAAGCATCAGATAGCAATGACCTTCTGGAAAAGATACTCCCTGCAACAGTTTCTGATTATGTAGTTCTAGTCAAAGCTCATATAGATGCTG GACCAAATTATCGCTTTGCATCTCGGCAGCTACTATTGCTTGGTGCAATGCTTGATTTTTCTGATTCTACTAGCAGAAAAGTTGCAAGTCTGTTTGTGCAGGAACTATTGCACAAGCCACTTGATCATGAAGTGGATGATGAAGGAAATCAAGTTGTGATAGGAGATGGAATAAACGTCGGTGGTGACAAAGAATGGGCTGATGCAGTGTCCAGTTTAGCTAGGAAAGTCCATGCTGCTACTGGTGAGCTTGAGGAGATTGTTCTTGGGGTCATAGAAGAGCTTGCTCGACCTTGTAGGGAAAGAACGGCAGACTATATGCAGTGGATGCATTGCCTCGCAGTTACTGGTGTTCTCTTGGAAAATGCGAAAGCTTTACACTGGCTTCAAGGCAAAGCGATTGAACCTGCTGAGCTGCTTCAATCTTTACTGCTTCCTGGG GCAAAACATATTCATCTGGATGTCCAGAGAGTTGCCATCAGGTGTCTTGGTCTTTTTGGCTTGTTAGAGAAGAAACCAAGTGAAGACCTAGTAAAGCAGCTGAGGCTTTCTTATGTTAAGGGTCCTTCTTCAATTAGCATAGTAGCGTGTAAGACACTAATTGATCTTGGCATGTGGCACGGTACCCGGGAAGTTGACAAGGCTCTTGGGTTTGATCATGCTTCTCAATCTCAGGAATCCAAGATTGTATTTAACCCCGTTAACTTTTCTGATCCTGATGACTGCTTAGATGTTCAGCTACTAGATCTTTTATATGCTGGTCTTGACAGAAACGATTGGACAAAATCTGTAGTAGGGGATGAAAATGAGACGGTGCAAGGTGTTCTCGGTGAGGGTTTTGCTAAAATTCTTCTCCTCAGTGAGAATTATCCAAGCATACCAACTTCTTTACTGCCTCTGCTCTTAGCCAAgcttattattctttttttcagTAACGAAACAAAAGACTTACAGAG GTTGAAACAGTGTTTATCTGTCTTCTTCCAGCATTATCCCTCCCTCTCAGCTAATCATAAG AAATGTTTATCCAAGGCCTTTGTTCCAGTCATACGTTCCATGTGGCCTGGCATCTATGGCAATGCTGGAGGTGCTGCCATTTTGGTATCTAATATGCGTAAGAGGGCAGTCAACGCTTCACGGTTTATGCTACAAATGATTCAGGCTCCTTTGTTTTCCAAAAAGACTGAAATTAACGATGAAAATGGAAGTACAGAGCTACCAGAAACCACAGATAGTTCTCAGCAATCTTCATTTGAATGCGGAGAGGAGGGACTTGCAATACGTATAGCTGCTGAG GTGCTAAGTTTTTCAGTTAAGAAGACAGCTGCTGAGAAGGCATACACCTTGGCATTAAGCAGGATACTTGTATTGCTTCATTTTCGAATGTCAGAACAAGGAGCAGTAAAATTAATGAGGCGGCTTTTGAATCACGTAGCTGAATCTGGATCCGCAGATAAAGATCTTATAAAGGAGTTGAAGCGAATGGCTGAGCATCTCAAGTCATTAGATAGCCAGCCAGAGGAGGAACTTGAGGATGATCAAATCAAACTTATATTGG GGAGGTTGGAATTGGAGTTGAACTTGGATATTGATAGTAGCTCTTCTTCAATCCTTCAAACACCGGCCCCGATAAGGCCATCTAGACCAACTCGTGCAAGAAGACGAGCGAGATCTGAAGACGAGACATCCTCTGATGAAGACACCTCCACCACTTGTGTTGCTCAGGCTACTCAAGCCACTGTTGGTACCAGGTCACAAAGAGCGAGCAAAAGTGCCGCCCTGACCAAAATAACCGCCAATAGAGTCGTTAGAATAGCAGAATGTGATGACGAGGAAGAAGATTCAGAGGTGACATCAGAAGATAATTCTGATGAAACCGATCATGATAGCGAATGA